The window AAGCCGTGCCATTTTTCACCCGGCACAAAGTTGAAGAAGCGGGCGTCGTTGGCGATGACGTCGGTCTCGTAGTCCTGCCAGTCTTTGCCCGCCACCTGCAGCGGGATAAAGGGCTTCAGCTGCGAGCAGCGCATCAGCAGCTGCTTGCGCGTTTCTATGCCGAGCTTCACGCAGTCCATCCACATGCGGCGGCCGGCGGCGCCGGCGTGCATCTTGGCGTTGACGTCCAGCGCGGCGAACAGCGGATAGAACGGGCTGGTAGATGCGTGCAGCATAAAGGCGTTGTTCAGGTGCTTATGGTTGCAGTGGCGCTTCTGCCCCTTGATGTGGTCGTCTTTCTTGTGGATCTGCGAGGTCTGCGAGAAACCGGCCTGCTGTTTGTGCACCGACTGGGTAACGAAGATGCCCGGATCGTGTTCGTCCAGCTCCAGCAACAGCGGCGAGCACTCTTTCAGCATCGGGATAAAGCCTTCGTAACCCACCCAGGCGGAGTCGAACAGGATGTAATCGCACAGGTGGCCAATGGTGTCGATCACCTGACGCGCATTGTAAATGGTGCCGTCATAGGTGCCGAGCTGGATGATCGCCAACCGGAACGGCCGCTGGGCGTTGGCCTTCTCCGGCGCCACTGCGCGGATCTGCTCGCGCAGGTAAGCTTCGTCAAAGCAGCGCGAATCCACGCCGCCGATAAAGCCGAACGGGTTGCGCGCGGTTTCCAGATAGACCGGCGTCGCCCCGGCCTGGATCAGCGCGCCGTGGTGGTTGGACTTATGGTTGTTGCGATCGAACAGCACCAGATCGCCGCGGGTCAGCAGCGCGTTGGTCACCACCTTGTTGGAGGCGGAGGTGCCGTTGAGCACGAAATAGGTTTTATCGGCATTGAACACCCGCGCCGCATGCTTTTGCGCATCCTTGGCCGAACCTTCGTGGATCAACAGATCGCCCAGCTTGACGTCGGCGTTGCACATGTCGGAACGGAAAATGGTTTCGCCGTAAAATTCGAAGAACTTCCGGCCCGCCGGGTGTTTGCGGAAAAACTCGCCGCCCTGATGCCCCGGACAGGCAAAGGTGGAATTCTCCATCTCCACGTAGGTCTTCAGCGTTTTGAAGAACGGCGGCAGCAGCGCCTGCTCGTAGGCTTCGGCGGCGGCTTCCAGCTGCGCCATGTAAAACGGCTTGCTGGCGCCGGCCAACAGCGCAAATACGCCGCTGATAAACGGCAGATAATCCGGGGAAAGATGCTCATCCCCTTCAACAGCAACAAAGGTCGGGATGCCGAAACCGGTGGCCTTCAGCTGCGCCAGAATGCCGGCGTTCACATCGGCCACCGACACCACCGCCGCCGCCACGTCGGTATAGTCAGTCTGCTCTATCCGCACGATCTGACGCAGGGTTTCAATGGTGGCGACCAGGCTGGCGCTTGTTGCTATTTTCAATTCTTTCATAGTGCTAACTCTCAAACTGTGAAGGATGAGGCTGTGCCACTGGCACGGTGATGAGATAACAAAGGTTATCCCGGCAAAGTGATGTCCGGCGGGGCAGCATAAAATGCCTGCGTGACCGGCTTATGATCGCAAGGCAATCAGGCAACTATCGGGACTGGTATCGGCAGCGTCCAATAGACATCAGTAAAATCAGAGCCGCAGCTCTATTTTTAATAATGCCTAACGGCGAGCATCGGGTAGCCTTACCGCATGGTAAGCAAGGGGCTTCGGGTGTACTGCGTTCGGCAGAGGCAACGGTGAAAGAATGGCATCATCAGATGTCTGGTGCGCGACGGCGCTTGTACAACAAAACCAGTCATGCCGGTAACCCTCTGACATAAAGGAGCGGAAACACCGTTCAGGGAGGCGGGTGCTAAAAATTTGCGCAATGATTGCACGTTTTTTTATGAGGTTCAAGTAACAATCATGCCGCTTAAAATCATCGCCAATGACACATAACCCATTGTTATTTATATGATAAAAATTAAAGTCAATGAAATCAAAATGGTATAAATAAACAGCTTTTATGCATATCTATTACCCGCGGCCGCCGCGCCCCCTACCGCCGGCCGACGCCATTGACTGAAAATAGAGCAACCGATCGGCTTTGTGACAGAAAGCGATTGACGCCATCCGGCCAATACGGTTTAATGCGCCCCGTTGCCCGGATAGCTCAGTCGGTAGAGCAGGGGATTGAAAATCCCCGTGTCCTTGGTTCGATTCCGAGTCCGGGCACCATATTTAGAAGAACCCGCCTATGGCGGGTTTTTTGCTTTCTGAGGTATGGACTCTCCATCGAACGAGTTCGATTATTCGATCTTACGGCCTCACCCTACCGGCACTTGAACGCAGACGTTTTGGCTGCCAGTACGCCAGATAAGAAGGGTGAAGAAGTGGTGAATCAGGCAATCAATATCACAAGGGTAATCATAGCGCGCCGTGAAACAACGATTGCTTCTGTCGATAGGTTAATTCGATTAATCTAGTTATCCTCATCCATATTCATCAGCAAATATGGATGAGGAAGATAATTACCATGAAAACAATACGCTAAGCGTTATTTCTTTTTTGATGCATCAGGAAAGCAAAACTTGATAGCCATATCAAAAAGTTTCACAATCGCAAGTACAAAGATAATTGTTATTACAAAAACAGAAAGATTTTTAGGCGCCGCATAAAATGTCGTAAATGCTACTCCCGCGCCGCTAAGCAACGATGCAGCAACAATAATACCTGCCATCGTGCTAAAAGAACGAAAGATAATGTTCATATTTATCACCGTAATCACCAAGCATAGGCAAGGTCTTGCCTATGCTTGAAATTATCTCCAATTACCAGCTACAACCGCCAGATCCATGTTTCCCGCTGCAGCTTCCGGCATCGCTTTTATTGCCTCCCTTACCCATGCCAACGTTACCGCCGCCACTTTTGCTGTCTTTGAAGCAGCCGCCGGCGAGAGCACCTATCGCTAGTCCTGCAGGGCCTTTCAGGCTGCCAGCGATTATGCCATTAACGCAGTCAGGCGAGGTATATTTCCCATAGAATCCGCCGGATTTACTTCCATCGTTTTTTGAACTGCTATTCGTTCTTCCACCATTATCAACACGATCGCCGCCATTATTGCCCTGGCCACCAGAGACGAAATCCAACATGGAAGGATCTAGAACTTTCATATGCAACTCCTTTTGAGGATGCAACGGACTAGTGTAAACTTATGTAAAGCCCAAAACCATTAACCCATAGATGTCGATTTATCAATAGTCTTGATTAGAAAATTTGTCGTTATTGGGAAGGTGCTCATGTTTTTCTAAATGCCATGTATTCCACCAATTTCAATATTATATTAAATAAAAATACTATGATTAAAAATCATAACATTAACCAATATTCACTCGATTACTCGAACGACGAAATCAATTCACCACATAACGCCGGCATGTCTTACCGGATGATGACGCCGTAGTTGGAAACCTATTCGGGGGTTGATGAACAATTGGGAAAGAACGTACGATAAGAAAATAATTCATTGTTTATTATTAAACTTAATGTCATCAAAATTCATACCCGGCGAGTTTGTTCATCTATCCCCCTCTACTTTGTGTTTGACACAGGGGGCATTCACCCATGCTCATAAGTTTACCCTCAACCAGGCAAAGGAAGTGAAACGCATCAGGCACGGTTTTCGGGTCAAATACGTTGGATAAGTGGGTATACATCGATAATCCGCATGCCTTACCCACAAATAGAACTAGAAAAGGCTATCTATTGTTAACAGCGCCTTGATTTTGTTGACATTCACCTCGCCATCAGTTGCAGAAACAAAGTGCTGCAATTGCCATTTTTGAGTTGTAATAGCCTGTTTCACAATGGGTTTAACCCAAGGAGCATAAACACGGATAGCTCTTTTCCCCTCCTTTCCCTTAACCGACATGACCCCTTTTTTCGCCAGTGCATGTCTGTTGAATATAAAAAGCCCTCTATGGGTATGATCAAAAACGCTCACCAATACGAACTCAATGCCATCGTCAAAATCGATGGGCATAATCTCGTCTTGCACATGCGGTCTTTTCCACATAGTAACAAATTGCCCGAGTTTAGTTGGGGTCGTATTGGCGACGCGGAATAATGCTCGCTTGCCTTCCACCTCAAACTGACAGGCGCCATATTCGCTGCTCTCAGCTTCTCGTCGGGGTTCCGATATGCGAATTCCAGCAGGCAATAATACGTCGTTTATTATATCAGAAAGTTGAACCGGTATTTTCCCTTTCGCCGGATCGGCAAACCAAGCGCCCTCAACGTCTTTACTACTTCCCAACATACTTCATTTCCTTCTTTAGTATCGGAGACTCTCTCGCCAACCATATCATAATGCTCTGCTTGCTCAGGAAGATGCGCGCAGAATATAAACCTGTTCGTAACACTACCACAATAGCATGCAATCTCACTGTCCTTTTCAAACCACTCCCTGCATTCTCCCCCGACATCAGCTGGCTTCCCTACGGCCAACAGCTTCCGAATTATATAGACAATACAAACCATTACATCCAAGACCCCTTTCTTTTGGATACCCTAACGCATTGTTCACATAGTCAATATCATCGACTCTGAGGCTACGGGAAATATGACTGTGGCCGTAAACATGGGTATCGGGCTGAAGAATAGAGATCTGCTCCGCCAGTTTTTCAGATCCTAATACCGGGAAGATATATTTGAACGCCTCAGGAACAAAGTTCGGTAACAGTTTTGATGTTGGTAGAAAATGCGAAAAAGAAATGACAACATCATTTCTTGTATTGAGTCGCGAGATGTTTTTATCAAGAAAAAAATTCGTCACGTGCTGCAAATCCCAATTATCAGGCCACTTGCATGCATGAAAATCCATCCAACTGCCGAGCAATTTCTCAGTAGGTGAAGAAAAGGAAAAATCATACCAACTGAGCAAAGGCACGATTGATACGCTGCCATGGTGATAGACATCCATGGAAACGCCGCACCGCTCAGTAAGCTGGCAAATCTGCTCAAACTTTCTGATCGATGTGGGCATGCTATCGCGAATAACCCAAAGCTCATGATTGCCCGGCACGAAGAGCACCTTTTTGAAACGGCGGGCAAGAAAGGTAAAACACTGCTCAAGCCTGTTCAACTCGTCACTTACATCGCCCGCCACAAGCAACACATCGTCAGTATAATCGGCATCAAATGCATTAAAGAACCACTTGGCATTGCCATCAAAGTCGATATGGAGATCGGAGATTGCGTAAACTTTCATATACCCCCCTTTTAAAAGACCCCCTCCAAATGTACCGCATCCTGGAGAGGGCCATTTCACGGCTACTGCTCGCTTTGCATAATCAACTGATTCAACTTTTGCGCCAATGCCGTAGTCAACGGCGGATACACATGCTGTCCTGTATGCCGATATTCCATCGCGCCTTCATAGGCACGTTTGAAATGCGGCGCTTCAGCAAGAAATACCGGCATATCGTTATCGCCGACAATCTGTAGCATCGGCAGCGGCAATCCGCCCACCTTGTCGAATACCCCCTCGCGCTCATGAATCGGCGAGCGCCAAGGCGACATCGCAATAAAGAACTTAATGTCCTGCAAGCCCAGCTCTTCGCCCAGATGCTGGAGGTGGAGCGCAACGGACGCCACGGCGGCCCCTTCGCAGAATCCGGCAATGCCTTCAAAAGGACCGTAATGCTGCGCCAGCTCTTTGACGTAAGTCAGCGTTGAACGCCATATGTCACGTTCTTGCGCGGATATCGCCTGGGGCTCACTACCATGGAACTCTTCCCACAGTCGCTCGAACCCCGCTTTCCACTCTTTGTATTTCCCCTGCGTGTCATACACCCCGCTCTCGACAAGCTGCGTTAAGCCAATTTGCTGCAGCTGAATTTCGTTGGTAAATGCCGGCATTTCATAAGGCGCATCCGGTATGACGAATTCAAGATCCGTGCGGGCGCTCCAGCCCGTGCGCTCAAGCAACGATTTCGCTAACCGGGCATTCGTTCCCTGACCGGACAAGAACAGCACCCGACGGCGGCGCGGCACATATACGGACATCGCTCCGAATCGCTCATGGGTGTAACGTTTCTCTACCGGCGCTGCGGGATTCCGGCGGTGCAAGAGCGACATGGCGGGCTCCAGCAATTGCCAAAGCGCCGTCATATTCTCTTCTGTCGCGCCCAGCAGTTGGGCATAGTTTCGCCATTCATTTTCACGTTCAACCAGGAAGCGATCGAAGGGATAAAGCTCGGCGGTACGCGCCGCCACCGTTTTCTTAGCCGGTTCAATGAAGTCCCACAGCTCCATAAAAATGCGTTCGGCATTGGTTGTTTTTTGGGACTCCGTCATGATGCGCGATAAAGAATTGTCGAATGCCGACGGATTTTGTCGGAAATGAACATAGGCGCTTGCAAACGCCTGTACGAAGAACGCATAGCTGGAACAAAGCAAAGTGCGCACTTTCCTCGGCACCTGCGCCCCGTCATTGTAAGTGAAGAGGTTGGGATCGCCGTTTATCCAAAGGCCTTTCACCGTCATGTCCTGGCCAAATATGCCCGGCAATAAGGATGTGTCGGTATCCGATCCCAAACACTTCAGGAACACATCCGCCTCAATCTCTTTCCCCTTCCGAGTAATGAGGCCATGGCCGGTCATCCTGTCGACTTCATCCTCGACGATGGTGAGTTTTCCAAGCATTTGGGCGAGGAAGAACAGATCGGAGCCCGGCGGAACCGTGGTTTGATCAAGCAACAAATCGCCGTTTTTGTCGCGGCTAATGGACGGTAACGTTTCTATATCGATGCCGCATGCCTGGTAAAAGGGACGCATGATCTCGACGACGTCGGCAACCGGCATCACGCCGTTGCTGGAATTGAGCAGCCAATTGCAAAACGTCGACAGGACGAGATTGCGACGACGGCATAACAATGTGACGTGCTTCGCGCCATTTTCCAGGGCCGTGCGCATATTTTCTATAGCGAATGCCCCGTGTCCAACAATCACCACAGAAGCCCCGTTAAAGGCCGTGACCGCCGTATCGTTGCCGATCCCCTGCCCGATGTGTCCGCTAAAACGCTCTTCGTCAGGGAAACGATGCTGCACCGGGCGGTGCAACCCTCCCGTCATCGCCGCAACCCCAGACACCAGTACATCGTGCGATTGCCCGTCTTTCAGATAAGTGGCGAGGTATTCGTTATCGCCTTTCTTTTCTACGCGCTGCACTTCGCAGCCGAAGAGAACGTCCCCTTTTAATGTTTTTGCGACCGTCCCCGCCCCTTCAAGGATCTCGGCCCGGCCAGGAAATCCTTTATTCCACCGATGATCGCCGATTAATGGCAAATGGTTGCTGTCGAAGTCATACGCAGGGGAGTCTATTTGCAGCTTCGAATCATCATTCGCCAGGTTTTTCCAGACGCCGCCCGCCCAGTCGTTCTTCTCGAGCACCAAAACGGAGAGGCCATTTTTCTCCAGCTGCCGCGCAAAGCCCAATCCGCCGACGCCGGCCCCGATGACCAGCACCGGCAACGATGAGACGGCGCGCTCTGGTTGCGCCTTGGACAAAGCGGCGCCAATTACCGGTTTTTGCGCCATGACATAGCGCACCATGGCGTTGATATCTGGGTTTTCAAGCGCGAAAGTCGCCGGCAGCCCCATTTTCAAAGAGGACGCGATCCGATTGCGCAAAGACATGCTCCCCAGCGAGTCCAGACCATTCTCCAGTAAAGCGACATCGTCATCGACCGATTCCCCGACCGTTTCCCAAACGGCCTCGCGTATCATCTGGCGAATGTCCTGGACCTCCTCCATCGGGGAGGCGCTCGGGCGCGGTTTCAACGTGTCGAACAATGGGCTTGCTAGTTTGACACGCGCCCACTCTATCGGCGAAACCAGGAAGGTGCCGGCGCTGCCTGACGACAAAAGCTTGCCGAGCATTTCACAACCCAGCGCATTGCTGATGGCACCAAAGCCGGCGCTTTCCGCGCGGCGCACCGCATCATGTCGCACCGCCATGCCGTTTTCAGACCAGGCTCCCCACTGAATGGAAAGGGCTTTTTCGCCGGCCTGCGACCAATGCTCCGCTAAAGCGTCGAGGCCGCTATTGGCCGCCGCATAGCTCGCCTGCCCAACGGAGCCGAACGCTGCGGCGGCGGAGGAATACAGCACCATAAAATCGTTTGGCGCCAGAATGTCATGCAGATATTTCGCGCCGTTCACTTTCACAGCCCGCGCGTGAGCCAGCATCGACGGCGTCTGCTTAAGCAATGTGCCATCGGTTAACAGGCCCGCGATATGAATCACGCCTGCGACTGCCGGCCACCCCTGCGCCTGCAGCCAGGCGGGGATCGTCTCCACCTGCTGACGGTCCGCCACGTCACACGTCAGGCTGGCAACCGCAACATTGCCCCCCAGCGTCGGTAAATCTGCCGGAGAATAAGCGGTTCGCGACAACAGCAGCACATGCGTCGCCCCCTGTGTCGCCAGATAGCCGGCGACGACTTGTCCCAGCGCTCCCATACCACCGCTGAGGACATAGGTTGCGCCCGCACGAATTCCCGTGCTGTCGCTATTCTGCGCTTGATAACGCTGTAGCCGCGGCGACTGT is drawn from Serratia entomophila and contains these coding sequences:
- the speF gene encoding ornithine decarboxylase SpeF, which gives rise to MKELKIATSASLVATIETLRQIVRIEQTDYTDVAAAVVSVADVNAGILAQLKATGFGIPTFVAVEGDEHLSPDYLPFISGVFALLAGASKPFYMAQLEAAAEAYEQALLPPFFKTLKTYVEMENSTFACPGHQGGEFFRKHPAGRKFFEFYGETIFRSDMCNADVKLGDLLIHEGSAKDAQKHAARVFNADKTYFVLNGTSASNKVVTNALLTRGDLVLFDRNNHKSNHHGALIQAGATPVYLETARNPFGFIGGVDSRCFDEAYLREQIRAVAPEKANAQRPFRLAIIQLGTYDGTIYNARQVIDTIGHLCDYILFDSAWVGYEGFIPMLKECSPLLLELDEHDPGIFVTQSVHKQQAGFSQTSQIHKKDDHIKGQKRHCNHKHLNNAFMLHASTSPFYPLFAALDVNAKMHAGAAGRRMWMDCVKLGIETRKQLLMRCSQLKPFIPLQVAGKDWQDYETDVIANDARFFNFVPGEKWHGFEGYAQDQYLVDPCKLLLTTPGIDAATGQYTEFGVPATILANFLRENGIVPEKCDLNSILFLLTPAENPAKMEQLVEMLVQFERYVAEDAPLSQVLPTVYRKNEQRYRGYSIRRLCQEMHDLYVSFDVKQLQKEMFRQDHFPPVVMNPQDANVEFIRDNVELVPIGQAEGRIAAEGALPYPPGVLCVVPGEVWGGAVQRYFLALEEGINRLPGFSPELQGVYIEKKDHGWKRIFGYMIKQ
- a CDS encoding MepB family protein — translated: MLGSSKDVEGAWFADPAKGKIPVQLSDIINDVLLPAGIRISEPRREAESSEYGACQFEVEGKRALFRVANTTPTKLGQFVTMWKRPHVQDEIMPIDFDDGIEFVLVSVFDHTHRGLFIFNRHALAKKGVMSVKGKEGKRAIRVYAPWVKPIVKQAITTQKWQLQHFVSATDGEVNVNKIKALLTIDSLF
- a CDS encoding metallophosphoesterase, translated to MKVYAISDLHIDFDGNAKWFFNAFDADYTDDVLLVAGDVSDELNRLEQCFTFLARRFKKVLFVPGNHELWVIRDSMPTSIRKFEQICQLTERCGVSMDVYHHGSVSIVPLLSWYDFSFSSPTEKLLGSWMDFHACKWPDNWDLQHVTNFFLDKNISRLNTRNDVVISFSHFLPTSKLLPNFVPEAFKYIFPVLGSEKLAEQISILQPDTHVYGHSHISRSLRVDDIDYVNNALGYPKERGLGCNGLYCLYNSEAVGRREAS
- a CDS encoding SDR family NAD(P)-dependent oxidoreductase, translating into MSKRSPLFKHKPLAWAKSEVKPATHTDTPAGKVSDPLYTMVWVDQALPEKGEANPGPHLLLSRHAVPANLPAGWVGMVAVGAEGVGAVLDEQAWQTVAVLSEGEEEDVAQALAVLQAKPVPRLVLLKRTGALGDAGLSGLVRTARQEQPERVLRYIECLPEQLAQALSLCLRGDSEEECRLSDSGGVQSPRLQRYQAQNSDSTGIRAGATYVLSGGMGALGQVVAGYLATQGATHVLLLSRTAYSPADLPTLGGNVAVASLTCDVADRQQVETIPAWLQAQGWPAVAGVIHIAGLLTDGTLLKQTPSMLAHARAVKVNGAKYLHDILAPNDFMVLYSSAAAAFGSVGQASYAAANSGLDALAEHWSQAGEKALSIQWGAWSENGMAVRHDAVRRAESAGFGAISNALGCEMLGKLLSSGSAGTFLVSPIEWARVKLASPLFDTLKPRPSASPMEEVQDIRQMIREAVWETVGESVDDDVALLENGLDSLGSMSLRNRIASSLKMGLPATFALENPDINAMVRYVMAQKPVIGAALSKAQPERAVSSLPVLVIGAGVGGLGFARQLEKNGLSVLVLEKNDWAGGVWKNLANDDSKLQIDSPAYDFDSNHLPLIGDHRWNKGFPGRAEILEGAGTVAKTLKGDVLFGCEVQRVEKKGDNEYLATYLKDGQSHDVLVSGVAAMTGGLHRPVQHRFPDEERFSGHIGQGIGNDTAVTAFNGASVVIVGHGAFAIENMRTALENGAKHVTLLCRRRNLVLSTFCNWLLNSSNGVMPVADVVEIMRPFYQACGIDIETLPSISRDKNGDLLLDQTTVPPGSDLFFLAQMLGKLTIVEDEVDRMTGHGLITRKGKEIEADVFLKCLGSDTDTSLLPGIFGQDMTVKGLWINGDPNLFTYNDGAQVPRKVRTLLCSSYAFFVQAFASAYVHFRQNPSAFDNSLSRIMTESQKTTNAERIFMELWDFIEPAKKTVAARTAELYPFDRFLVERENEWRNYAQLLGATEENMTALWQLLEPAMSLLHRRNPAAPVEKRYTHERFGAMSVYVPRRRRVLFLSGQGTNARLAKSLLERTGWSARTDLEFVIPDAPYEMPAFTNEIQLQQIGLTQLVESGVYDTQGKYKEWKAGFERLWEEFHGSEPQAISAQERDIWRSTLTYVKELAQHYGPFEGIAGFCEGAAVASVALHLQHLGEELGLQDIKFFIAMSPWRSPIHEREGVFDKVGGLPLPMLQIVGDNDMPVFLAEAPHFKRAYEGAMEYRHTGQHVYPPLTTALAQKLNQLIMQSEQ